In the genome of Massilia sp. PAMC28688, one region contains:
- a CDS encoding dynamin family protein produces the protein MVEDFKQYTSWRQAVVGALENYQRWVASAELTDAATDQRIARALARLADDKLSVAFVAEFSRGKSELINALFFADYGQRILPSAAGRTTMCPTELMYDASLPPSLRLLPIETRASHQSTSDFRDDPKAWTVLPLALDAGDEMSETFKQVSATKMVTIAEAKTYGLYDETDPDVAATLDDQGMIEISLWRHAIINYPHPLLKQGLVILDTPGLNAIGTEPELTLNLIPSAHAVLFILAAETGVTKSDIEVWRTHIGPGAGRIVVLNKIDAMWDELKSEAHNNAEIVRQQTSVAHMLALEPRQVFPVSAQKALVGKINQDFALLEKSRLAALEGALFNEMIPAKQEIIRKQLADDLGALVATQQGMLAARVRDIVEQLQELKSLRGKNKSVISHMMKRVEVEKKEFDGSLFKLQGTRSVFAKLSTELYTTLGMDLMQQEIIKVREAMEATRFATGMRGPVKEFFEQARANLDASSVKIGEISAMMETMYKRFAAEHGLTLAVPMAFSIDKYRREIDKIEEVYQKQFGTTTLLVTSRSSIVERFFDSIASRVRRTYRAANADVEAWLKVIMAPLEAQIRQHKDQLKHRLASIQRIHEASDSLETKISAFETSQAEVEQTRRRLTELADAVTAAMNVRAVALHEVA, from the coding sequence ATGGTTGAGGATTTCAAACAGTACACGTCCTGGCGCCAGGCCGTCGTAGGGGCGCTGGAAAACTACCAGCGCTGGGTAGCGTCGGCCGAACTGACCGATGCCGCCACCGACCAGCGCATCGCGCGCGCACTGGCACGCCTGGCCGACGACAAGCTGTCGGTCGCCTTCGTCGCTGAATTCTCGCGTGGCAAGTCGGAACTGATCAACGCCCTGTTCTTTGCCGACTACGGCCAGCGCATCCTGCCGTCCGCGGCCGGGCGTACCACCATGTGCCCGACCGAACTGATGTACGACGCGTCGCTGCCGCCCTCGCTGCGCCTGCTGCCGATCGAAACGCGCGCCTCCCACCAGTCCACCAGCGACTTCCGCGATGATCCCAAGGCCTGGACCGTGCTGCCGCTGGCGCTGGACGCGGGCGATGAAATGAGTGAAACGTTCAAGCAGGTCAGTGCCACCAAGATGGTCACCATTGCCGAAGCGAAGACCTACGGCCTGTACGACGAGACCGATCCCGATGTCGCCGCCACGCTCGACGACCAGGGCATGATTGAAATTTCGCTGTGGCGCCATGCCATCATCAATTATCCGCACCCGCTGCTCAAGCAGGGCCTGGTCATCCTCGACACGCCGGGCCTGAACGCCATCGGTACCGAGCCGGAACTGACGCTCAACCTGATCCCGAGCGCGCACGCGGTGCTGTTCATCCTGGCCGCCGAAACGGGTGTGACCAAGAGCGACATTGAAGTGTGGCGCACCCACATCGGCCCTGGCGCCGGGCGCATCGTGGTGCTCAACAAGATTGACGCCATGTGGGACGAGCTGAAAAGCGAAGCGCACAACAATGCCGAGATCGTGCGCCAGCAAACGAGCGTGGCGCACATGCTGGCGCTGGAGCCGCGCCAGGTATTCCCGGTGTCGGCCCAGAAGGCGCTGGTGGGCAAGATCAACCAGGACTTCGCGCTGCTGGAAAAGAGCCGCCTGGCCGCGCTCGAAGGCGCCCTGTTTAACGAAATGATCCCGGCCAAGCAGGAGATCATCCGCAAGCAGCTGGCCGACGACCTGGGCGCCCTGGTGGCCACCCAGCAGGGCATGCTGGCCGCGCGCGTGCGCGACATCGTCGAGCAGCTGCAGGAACTGAAAAGCCTGCGCGGCAAGAACAAGAGCGTCATCTCGCACATGATGAAGCGGGTGGAAGTGGAAAAGAAGGAATTCGACGGCAGCCTGTTCAAGCTGCAGGGCACGCGCTCCGTGTTTGCCAAGCTCTCGACGGAACTGTATACCACGCTCGGCATGGACCTGATGCAGCAGGAGATCATCAAGGTGCGCGAAGCCATGGAAGCGACCCGCTTTGCCACCGGCATGCGCGGGCCGGTCAAGGAGTTCTTCGAGCAGGCCCGGGCCAACCTGGACGCCTCGTCGGTCAAGATCGGCGAAATCAGCGCCATGATGGAAACCATGTACAAGCGCTTCGCGGCCGAGCATGGCCTCACCCTGGCCGTGCCGATGGCTTTTTCGATCGACAAGTACCGGCGCGAGATCGACAAGATCGAAGAGGTCTACCAGAAGCAGTTCGGCACCACCACGCTGCTGGTGACAAGCCGCAGCTCGATCGTGGAGCGCTTTTTCGATTCGATCGCCTCGCGCGTGCGCCGCACCTATCGCGCCGCCAACGCTGACGTGGAAGCGTGGCTCAAGGTGATCATGGCGCCGCTGGAAGCGCAGATCCGCCAGCACAAGGACCAGCTCAAGCACCGCCTGGCTTCGATCCAGCGCATCCACGAAGCGAGCGACTCGCTCGAGACCAAGATCAGCGCCTTTGAAACCAGCCAGGCCGAGGTGGAACAGACGCGGCGCCGCCTGACCGAACTGGCCGACGCCGTGACCGCCGCCATGAACGTGCGCGCGGTGGCACTGCACGAAGTGGCCTGA
- a CDS encoding deoxyguanosinetriphosphate triphosphohydrolase: MRGPRADAMTPDAHLAPYAAQSHTARGRRHPEVAHASRSEFQRDRDRIIHCSAFRRLEYKTQVFLNHEGDMFRTRLTHSLEVAQVGRSMARNLRLNEDLVEALALAHDLGHTPFGHVGQDVLNDCMREHGGFEHNLQSLRVVDTLEEHYGAFDGLNLMFDTREGILKHCSLAHARELGPVAQRFIDRTQPTLEAQLTNLADEIAYNSHDIDDGLRSGLITIAQLEEVAFFGRLWHDVQATYPGLSGRRAIYETLRRLITMLADDLIATSSALLADAAPADVEAVRASAPLIRFSDPMRKDATELKRFLRANLYRHYKVNRMRVKASRIVRELYQAFMDEPVLLPPDYQDRTGDVSKQARKIADYIAGMTDRFAIREHRRIFSLEDL, from the coding sequence ATGCGTGGACCGCGCGCTGACGCCATGACCCCGGACGCGCACCTGGCGCCCTACGCGGCCCAATCGCACACGGCGCGCGGGCGGCGCCACCCGGAGGTGGCGCACGCCTCGCGCAGCGAGTTTCAGCGTGACCGCGACCGCATCATCCACTGCTCGGCGTTCCGGCGCCTTGAATACAAGACTCAGGTGTTCCTCAATCACGAGGGCGACATGTTCCGCACGCGCCTGACCCACAGCCTGGAAGTGGCGCAGGTAGGGCGTTCCATGGCGCGCAATCTGCGCCTCAATGAAGACCTGGTGGAAGCCCTGGCGCTGGCGCATGACCTCGGGCACACGCCTTTCGGCCACGTGGGCCAGGATGTGCTGAACGATTGCATGCGCGAGCACGGCGGCTTCGAGCACAACCTGCAAAGCCTGCGCGTGGTCGATACGCTGGAAGAGCATTACGGCGCCTTTGATGGCCTGAACCTGATGTTCGACACGCGCGAAGGCATCCTCAAGCACTGTTCGCTGGCGCATGCGCGCGAGCTCGGTCCCGTGGCGCAGCGCTTCATCGACCGTACCCAGCCCACGCTGGAAGCGCAGCTAACCAATCTGGCCGACGAAATCGCCTACAACAGCCATGATATCGATGATGGCCTGCGTTCGGGCCTGATCACCATCGCCCAGCTGGAAGAAGTCGCATTTTTCGGCCGCCTGTGGCATGACGTGCAAGCCACTTACCCGGGCCTGTCGGGCCGGCGCGCCATTTACGAAACGCTGCGCCGCCTCATCACCATGCTGGCCGACGACCTGATCGCCACCTCCAGCGCGTTGCTGGCCGACGCCGCGCCGGCCGATGTGGAAGCGGTGCGTGCCAGTGCTCCCCTGATCCGCTTTTCCGACCCGATGCGCAAGGATGCCACGGAACTGAAGCGCTTCTTGCGCGCCAACCTGTATCGGCATTACAAGGTCAACCGCATGCGCGTCAAGGCCAGCCGCATCGTGCGCGAGCTGTACCAGGCATTCATGGATGAACCGGTGCTGCTGCCGCCGGACTACCAGGACCGGACAGGCGACGTCTCCAAGCAGGCGCGCAAGATTGCCGACTATATCGCCGGCATGACCGACCGCTTCGCCATTCGCGAACACCGGCGCATTTTCTCGCTCGAAGACCTCTAG
- the aroKB gene encoding bifunctional shikimate kinase/3-dehydroquinate synthase AroKB, whose translation MENVFLVGLMGAGKTTIGRLLARKLGKRFIDSDHEIEARTGASIPWIFEIEGEESFRRREAEVIRDLTAQQGIVLATGGGAILNSQNRQYLQSRGRVIYLRANVHSILLRTAHDKNRPLLQTADPRKKLEELTAQREPLYREIADLVIDTGRPNVQSMVQTILAQLAALEQSRARPARTRPPTANRTAMTEPSPLYLNVDLGERSYPIAIGRGILADGAQLLQHVGGSRAAIVTNTTVAPLYLERVAAPLREAGRAVVEVVLPDGEEHKNWSSLMQIFDALLANKCDRKTTLVALGGGVVGDLTGFAAASYMRGVPFVQIPTTLLSQVDSSVGGKTGLNHPLGKNMIGAFYQPRAVLADTDTLATLPARELSAGLAEVIKHGAIIDAAFFEWIEQNIARLMARDPAALAHAIARSCEIKADVVRQDEREGGLRAILNFGHTFGHAIEAGMGYGAWLHGEAVGCGMVMAADLSQRAGLIDAASVARVKALVAAAGLPTAAPDLGTARWLELMEVDKKNEGGAIKFILLKPLGSPSIQSVPQELLLATLDACVDRALTP comes from the coding sequence ATGGAGAACGTTTTTTTGGTAGGGCTGATGGGGGCGGGCAAGACAACAATCGGTCGCCTCCTGGCCAGAAAATTAGGAAAACGCTTCATCGATTCCGACCATGAAATCGAGGCCCGTACCGGCGCCTCGATTCCCTGGATCTTCGAAATTGAAGGCGAAGAAAGCTTTCGCCGGCGCGAAGCGGAAGTCATCCGCGACCTCACCGCCCAGCAGGGCATTGTCCTGGCCACCGGCGGCGGCGCCATCCTCAACTCCCAGAATCGACAATACTTGCAATCGCGTGGCCGCGTGATCTACCTGCGTGCCAATGTGCACAGCATCTTGCTGCGCACCGCCCACGACAAGAACCGCCCCCTGCTGCAAACTGCCGATCCGCGCAAGAAACTCGAAGAACTGACCGCCCAGCGCGAGCCCTTGTACCGCGAGATCGCGGACCTGGTCATCGATACCGGCCGTCCTAACGTACAATCGATGGTGCAGACCATCCTGGCCCAGCTCGCGGCCCTGGAGCAATCCCGCGCCCGGCCTGCGCGCACCAGACCCCCCACAGCCAACCGCACCGCAATGACCGAGCCTTCTCCTCTTTACCTGAACGTTGACCTGGGCGAGCGCAGCTACCCGATCGCCATTGGCCGCGGCATCCTTGCCGACGGCGCCCAGCTGCTCCAGCATGTGGGCGGCAGCCGCGCGGCCATCGTCACCAACACCACCGTCGCGCCCCTGTACCTGGAACGCGTGGCCGCGCCCTTGCGCGAGGCCGGGCGCGCAGTCGTGGAGGTGGTGCTGCCGGATGGCGAAGAACACAAGAACTGGTCCAGCCTGATGCAGATTTTCGATGCACTGCTGGCCAACAAGTGCGACCGCAAGACCACCCTGGTGGCGCTGGGCGGCGGGGTGGTGGGCGACCTGACCGGCTTTGCCGCCGCCAGCTACATGCGCGGCGTGCCGTTTGTGCAGATTCCCACCACGCTGCTGTCGCAGGTCGACTCCTCCGTGGGCGGCAAGACGGGCCTGAACCACCCGCTGGGCAAGAACATGATTGGCGCCTTCTACCAGCCGCGCGCGGTGCTGGCCGACACCGATACCCTGGCCACGCTGCCGGCGCGCGAACTGTCGGCCGGCCTGGCCGAAGTGATCAAGCATGGCGCCATCATCGACGCCGCGTTTTTTGAATGGATCGAACAGAACATCGCGCGCCTGATGGCACGCGACCCGGCCGCCCTGGCGCACGCCATTGCGCGCTCATGCGAAATCAAGGCCGATGTGGTGCGCCAGGACGAGCGTGAAGGCGGCCTGCGCGCCATCCTCAACTTCGGCCACACCTTCGGCCACGCGATCGAAGCGGGCATGGGCTATGGCGCCTGGCTGCACGGCGAGGCGGTAGGCTGCGGCATGGTGATGGCGGCCGACCTGTCGCAGCGCGCCGGCCTGATCGACGCGGCCAGCGTGGCGCGCGTCAAGGCACTGGTGGCCGCCGCCGGCCTGCCGACCGCCGCGCCTGACCTGGGCACGGCGCGCTGGCTGGAGCTGATGGAAGTGGACAAGAAAAATGAAGGCGGGGCGATCAAGTTCATCCTGCTCAAGCCCCTTGGCAGTCCCAGCATCCAGAGCGTGCCGCAGGAACTGCTGCTGGCCACCCTGGACGCATGCGTGGACCGCGCGCTGACGCCATGA
- the mutM gene encoding bifunctional DNA-formamidopyrimidine glycosylase/DNA-(apurinic or apyrimidinic site) lyase, with amino-acid sequence MPELPEVEVTRRGVAPHLEGRVVERVLLRRAGLRWPFPTELSSILAGHRVVSTSRRGKYLLLNFEHGTLIIHLGMSGHLRVLPPETAVKKHDHFDLVVHGPEGKQVLRLNDPRRFGAVLWHGVNDGELARHELLRGLGVEPLEEGFDGALLYRATRRRAAPIKQVLLAGDIVVGVGNIYACESLFRAGINPKTSAARIGRARYDKLAIAIRDILAEAIVQGGSTLRDFIAVNGQSGYFQQTYFVYDRAGVPCRLCGSEIRQIKQGQRSTFYCVICQK; translated from the coding sequence ATGCCTGAACTGCCAGAAGTCGAAGTTACCCGGCGCGGCGTCGCGCCCCATCTCGAAGGCCGCGTGGTCGAGCGCGTGCTGCTGCGCCGCGCCGGCCTGCGCTGGCCTTTCCCAACAGAATTGTCGAGCATTCTGGCCGGTCACCGCGTCGTGTCCACTTCGCGCCGCGGCAAATACCTGCTGCTCAACTTTGAGCACGGCACCCTGATCATCCACCTGGGCATGTCGGGCCACCTGCGGGTACTGCCGCCCGAAACCGCAGTGAAAAAGCATGATCATTTCGATCTCGTGGTCCATGGCCCGGAGGGCAAGCAAGTCCTGCGCCTGAACGATCCGCGCCGCTTCGGCGCTGTGCTCTGGCATGGTGTCAACGATGGCGAACTGGCGCGCCACGAATTGCTGCGCGGCCTGGGCGTCGAGCCGCTCGAAGAAGGCTTTGACGGCGCCCTGCTGTACCGTGCGACGCGGCGCCGCGCCGCCCCCATCAAGCAAGTCTTGCTGGCTGGCGATATCGTCGTCGGTGTGGGCAATATTTACGCGTGCGAAAGCCTGTTCCGTGCCGGCATCAATCCGAAGACTTCGGCCGCTCGCATCGGGCGCGCACGCTATGACAAGCTGGCTATTGCCATTCGTGACATTCTTGCCGAAGCGATTGTGCAAGGAGGCAGCACTTTACGTGACTTTATTGCCGTCAACGGCCAATCGGGCTATTTCCAACAGACATATTTCGTCTATGATCGTGCTGGAGTACCTTGCCGTCTATGTGGCTCGGAAATACGTCAGATCAAGCAGGGACAGCGGTCTACTTTTTATTGTGTCATTTGTCAAAAATGA
- the mutY gene encoding A/G-specific adenine glycosylase encodes MKQLIEFDTLADPSFSSAVITWQKSHGRHALPWQNTRDAYRIWLSEIMLQQTQVAAVLGYYARFLERFPTLHDLAAAPSEDVMAQWSGLGYYTRARNLHACARRVVAEYGGVFPSDPALLADLPGIGRSTAAAISAFSSGTRAAILDGNVKRVFARVFGVDQYPGEKRVEDALWRRAVALLPEQDIESYTQGLMDLGATLCTRSRPDCARCPLQERCVAYATGRTEELPVRKPKKTIPERQAAMLLLVHGDEVLLEQRADSGIWGGLMSLPEVGGHGARGAIDEHALVTAAGRFGDVDEMSALLPLVHVFTHYKLHIAPYRVALTARGEPVPGHLWWKMSAIEQAPLPAPVKKLLAELARPTLFS; translated from the coding sequence GTGAAGCAGCTGATCGAATTCGACACCCTGGCCGACCCTTCGTTTTCCAGTGCCGTCATCACCTGGCAGAAAAGCCATGGCCGCCACGCGCTGCCATGGCAAAACACGCGCGACGCCTACCGCATCTGGCTCTCCGAGATCATGCTGCAGCAGACCCAGGTCGCCGCCGTGCTGGGCTACTATGCGCGCTTCCTGGAGCGCTTCCCTACTTTGCATGACCTGGCCGCGGCACCATCGGAAGACGTGATGGCCCAGTGGAGCGGGCTTGGCTACTACACCCGCGCGCGCAATCTGCATGCCTGCGCCAGGCGCGTGGTGGCGGAATACGGCGGCGTGTTCCCGAGCGACCCGGCGCTGCTGGCCGACCTGCCGGGCATTGGCCGTTCGACAGCGGCCGCGATCTCGGCGTTTTCGAGCGGCACCCGGGCGGCGATTTTGGACGGCAACGTCAAGCGCGTGTTTGCGCGCGTCTTTGGCGTGGACCAGTATCCTGGCGAAAAGCGGGTGGAAGACGCGCTCTGGCGGCGCGCCGTGGCCCTGCTGCCGGAGCAGGACATCGAGTCCTATACCCAGGGGCTGATGGACCTGGGCGCCACGCTGTGCACGCGCAGCCGCCCGGATTGCGCGCGCTGCCCGCTGCAGGAGCGCTGCGTGGCCTACGCCACCGGCCGTACCGAGGAGCTGCCGGTGCGCAAACCGAAAAAGACGATTCCAGAAAGGCAGGCCGCCATGCTGCTGCTGGTGCACGGCGACGAAGTGCTGCTCGAACAGCGCGCCGACAGCGGCATTTGGGGCGGCCTCATGTCGCTGCCGGAAGTGGGCGGCCATGGCGCGCGCGGCGCCATCGATGAACATGCGCTGGTGACGGCGGCCGGCCGTTTCGGCGACGTGGACGAGATGTCCGCCCTGCTCCCGCTGGTCCACGTGTTCACCCATTACAAGCTGCACATCGCGCCCTACCGCGTGGCGCTGACCGCGCGCGGCGAGCCGGTGCCGGGCCACCTGTGGTGGAAAATGAGCGCCATCGAACAGGCGCCGCTGCCGGCCCCGGTCAAGAAGCTGCTGGCCGAACTGGCCCGGCCCACCCTTTTTAGCTGA